The DNA sequence TGGAGGATACCTATGAACCGGGCTCCACTTTCAAAATTCTGACTTTGGCGGCAGCCGTGAACGAGGGGGTCTTCAGCCCGTTTGCGACCTACACCTCCGGCAATGTTGAAGTGGAAGGCGGAACAATCCGTGACTACAATAAGGATGGTTGGGGCAATATCACCTATCTTGAAGGATTGGCGCGCTCAAGTAACGTGGCTTTCGTGAAGCTGGTACAAACGATGGGCTACGATGTTTGGGAGTCCTACATGAAAGCTTTCGGCATCGGCCAATCAACCGATTCAGGACTGGAAAACGAGGCGACAGGGAATTACAGCTATACGTATCCGCTGGAAAAGGCGAATACGGCATTCGGGCAAGGGGTAACGGTCACCCCATTCCAATTGATGCAAGCATTTACGGCAATCGCAAACGAGGGCACCATGATGAAGCTGAACTATTTGGATCATACAGAAGATCCGAATACGGGCGAGGTCACCGTTGTCGAGCCGCAAGAAGCGGGATCTCCGATCACGGCAGAGACCGCCCAAACGGTGCTGACTTACCTGAAAGAAGTCGTCTATAATGAAAATGGGTCCGGCCAAGCATACCAGATCGAAGGTGCCGAAATCGCCGCCAAAACAGGTACTGCGGAAGTGGTGAATTCCACAACAGGCGAGTATTACACTGGCTATTCCAATTACCTTTATTCGGTAGTCGGATTCGCTCCGGCGGATGATCCCAGCTACATCCTGTATTTGACCATGAAACGGCCCGCAAATTTGGACAGTCTGAATGGCTCCAAATATCTGTCGAAAATATTCAACCCATTCATGACAAGGGCAATCGAGTACGACAACCTGAATACGGAAGTGACCGGGGACGTCAACCAAGCCTCGATGCCGGAAGTGACAAATTTATCCAAAGATGAAGCTTTGGCGGCTCTGACTGCTGTCGGCTACAATGATACAGCAATCATCGGCAGCGGCAGCCGAATCGTCCAGCAATACCCATACGCCGGAACACAGACGATCACGAACCAGAAGACGATCCTGATGACTGAAGGCGCGATGACGATGCCTGATGTTTACGGTTGGTCAAAAGACGATGTCCTGAAAGTAGCAGAAATCGCAGGCATCAACTTCACTTTTGAAGGCGAAGGCTATGTCGTGTTCCAGAGTCTGGAAACGGGTTCCATCCTGAACGCGGCCACGGAAGTCCAGGTCATTCTGGAATAAGCGTTCAGAGCCATAATCAGAAATCAATCAAAAAATGTAAAACACCTATTAGGAGGAAATCATATGCATTGGACAGAAATGCTGCTGCCTTTATCGATCAGCTTTGCCATCACAATCAGCATGATGCCAATATTCATCGGCTATTTTAAAGTGAAACAATTCGGACAGGTCACAAGGGAAGAAGGCCCTAAATGGCATCAAGTCAAAAGCGGCACACCGACGATGGGGGGAGTCGTCTTCATCATCGCAGCGATCCTCACCGTTATCGGGACAGCGGTATGGAAGGACGTCCTCACCGTGAAATTGGCTATGTTGCTTTTCGTTCTGTTGTTTTTCGCAGCTATCGGCTTTTTGGATGATTTCCTGAAAATATTCAAAAAACAAAATGAAGGACTGACTTCCAAGCAAAAGTTCATTTCGCAATTGGTCGGCTCCTTCGTCTTTGTGGCACTGTTCTTCTTGTCGGGTTCAGATCCTTTGATCACGCTCCCATTCTTTGGACAAATCCACAACTGGTTGGTGTTCGCTGCGTTCACGATTATCTGGATAACAGGTTTTTCGAATGCTGTGAATTTGACCGATGGATTGGACGGATTGGTCGCCGGCACAGCGGGCATCGCCTATACTGCATACGGCATATTGGCATACCGTCAAGGCCAATTGGAAGTCCTGCTGTTCTGTATCGCAATCGTGGGAGGCTTGATCGGGTTCTTCTTTTTCAATAAAAAACCGGCAAAAATCTTTATGGGCGACGTCGGTTCATTGGCATTGGGCGCAGGCCTTGCGGTTGTGTCGTTGGCGTTGCATCTGGAGTGGTCGTTGCTGTTGATCGGCCTTGTTTTCGTCATCGAAACGGCCAGCGTCATGCTGCAGGTCGGCTCCTTCAAGTTGCGCGGCAAGCGCATCTTTAAGATGTCTCCGATCCACCATCATTTCGAAATGAGCGGGTGGAGCGAATGGCGCGTCGTCCTGACTTTTTGGGCGGTAGGTTTGATATCTGCAATCTTAGCCTTGTGGCTGCTTGTCTAAGCGAAGGGGGAGAAATACATGAAAACAAATAATCGATTCGAAAATAAAAAAGTATTGGTGCTGGGCCTGGCGCTCAGCGGCATGAACGCGGCCAAACTGCTCCTGGAACTCGGCGCGATGGTCACAGTCAATGATGCGAAGGAATTGAGCGACAATCCGGATGCAAAGGAGTTGATTTCATCCGGCATCAAAGTCATTGCTGGATCCCATCCGATCGAACTGTTGGATGAATCTTTTTCCTTCATGGTCAAAAATCCGGGCATCCCGTACAACAATCCAATGGTCAAACGAGCGATTGAGTTAGGGATTCCCGTATTGACCGAGGTTGAGTTGGCTGCGGAAATCCTGGAAGGCCGACTGATCGGTGTGACAGGCACGAACGGAAAGACCACTACCACGACGATGATCACGGACCTGTTGAATTCGGGCAGAAAAATAGGGAAAGCCTATAAAGCCGGCAACATCGGTGTGCCTGCATCGGCAGTGGCACGTGTGGCGACTGCAGACGACGATGTCGTAATGGAACTGTCCAGCTTCCAATTGATGGGCATCGAGGCGATGCGTCCAGCCATCGCCGTCATCACGAACATCACGGAAGCCCACCTGGATTATCATGGGGACCGCAAAGAATACGTCAAAGCGAAGTGGCGCATAACCGAAAACCAAACAGCGGACGATTATCTCGTTTTGAATTGGGATCAGGAAGAATTGCGTACACTGTCCCAGCATTCAAAAGCACAGATCGTTCCGTTTTCACGCACCCAGGTTCTTATGGATGGGGCATATGCAAGTGAAGGTTCGCTATATTTCAAGGGCGAAAAAGTGATGGCTATTTCCGATTTGAGGGTTCCCGGAGAACACAACATCGAAAATGCATTGGCCGCGATCGCTGTGGCGAAATTGTCCGGTGTAGCCAATGACGCAATCGTATCGGCTTTCCACCTCTTTTATGGCGTCGAGCACCGGATCCAATTCGTAGCCGAACTCAACGGCAGGAAATTCTACAATGACTCGAAAGCAACGAATATCCTCGCAACCAAAACAGCACTGAGCAGTTTCCGGACGCCGATCATTCTGTTGGCGGGCGGATTGGACCGTGGGAATACTTTCGATGAACTCATTCCCTTTCTTGGAAACGTGAAGACGATGATCGTCTTCGGGGAAACGGCCGAGAAATTGAAGGACGCAGGCGATAAAGCCGGCATCGAAGAAATCGTCGTGACGGATAATGTCGCCAGTGCGGTTCCGATCAGCTATCAGTACAGCGAAGAAGGCGACACGATCCTGTTGTCACCGGCCTGCGCGAGCTGGGATCAGTACAAGAACTTTGAAGTGCGCGGTAAAACATTTACGGATGCTGTCCATTCCGTGGTCAAAGCCACAAGTGAGGAGGATGGTTCTTTCTAGAGAACCTATGCGCTTATGAAAATAGTATTATCCGGTGGGGGAACAGGCGGGCACATCTACCCGGCTTTAGCCCTGATGAACCGAATCAAAGAAAGATATCCCGACAGCGAATTCCTTTATGTTGGCACGGATCGCGGCTTGGAAAGCACAATCGTACCAAAGGCGGGTGTCGCCTTCAAATCCGTCAAGATCCAGGGCCTGCGCCGAAGCTTATCGCTTCAGAATCTCAAGACGGTCTACTTGATGATCAAGAGCATCTCGGATTCAAAGAAAATCATCAAGGCATTCCAGCCGGACGTTGTGATCGGGACGGGCGGCTATGTTTGCGCCCCGGTCCTGTACGCCGCATCCAAACTGGGCGTGCCGACCATCATCCACGAGCAAAATTCAGTCGCAGGCGTCACCAACAAATTTTTGAGCCGGGTCGTGGACCGGATCTGCATTTGTTTTGAGGATGCCCGCGCTGATTTCTCCGCCTATCCGGAGAAGATTGTGTTCACGGGGAATCCCCGGGCGCAGGAAGTAGCCTCCTTGAAGGAAAGTGCCGACCTGAAGGAATACGGACTGAAGGAAGAGTTGCCGACCGTTTTGATTTTTGGAGGCAGCCGGGGAGCTGCGAAGCTGAATGAGTCTTTCGTAGCCTCCTACCCGCTCTTCAAAAACAGACCGTATCAAGTACTCCTGGCTACTGGTGAAGTCCACTACAAAGCGGTGGAGCAAAAAATCAACGCGCTGACGGACCGTTTGGACAATGTCCGGATTGTGCCGTACATCCATGATATGCCGAAATTGTTCAAGCGCACCGACTTGATTGTATCGCGCAGCGGCGCAACCACATTGACGGAAGTGATGGCCTTGGGGTTGCCGAGTGTATTGATCCCAAGTCCTTATGTCACGAACAACCATCAGCAAAAAAATGCCGAAAGCCTGGTGAAAAACGGGGCTGCCGAAATGATCCTTGAGAAAGACCTGCAGGCACAAACATTGTTCAGAGCCATCGACAAGCTGATGATCAACGAAGCGGCACGCAAAGAAATGGCTCTACAAGCCAAACAGATGGGCATAACGGATGCATCGGACCGGATCATCGATGTCATCTTGGCTTTGAAGAAATGAGAAAGGGAGGGAGGCCAGATGGTTTTCGGAAAGATCCGGCAGACGCTGAAGAGTAAGAGTTCGTCGGAAGGGACTCCCTGGCAGCGTGCAACTGCTGAATTGGAAAGGCAAAACAAAGCTGAGTCAAAGCAGAAGACCCCACCAAGCGGCCGCATGCACCGTTTGGTGGAAGAGAAAAAAGCGAAGTCGAAAACAAGCAAACGCCTTCCCGAAGCTGCCGGAACAGACAAACGGCAAGGGTACTTTGGGTGGTACAGCATTTTCTTGGTTGGGGCGCTCCTCAACGGTTTTCTGATCTCCCCATACGGAAAAGTCAAGGACATCTATGTGGAAGGGGCCGGAGATGTTCCGGAACAAAGCATCATCGATGCCAGTAAAATCACCGGGAAACTTACCGCATTGGGCGTCGTCTGGAATGACGAGAAAATCGATGCGTATGTCACAAATGCGTTAGCGCAAGTCAAAACGGCGGAAGTGACGCTGCGCGGCATGAATGATGTCACGATCCATGTGACGGAACACGAAACCATTGCCTATGTCTACTCGGACAGCAGCTACTATAATGTCCTGGAGAATGGCACAGTGGCAGATACACAATTGAAGGTTCCGATCGGGAATAACCCAGTCATCACAAGCTTTGAAAGGAACCAGAATCTGGATGACCTGCTCGAACAATACGTGCAATTGACGGACAGTGTCCAGAACAGCATCTCTGAAATCAAATACACCGGAACGGAAGAAAATCCGTATGCAATCACGGTGTACATGAATGACGGGAACGAAGTGAAGGCGATTTTGCCGTCATTTGCCGAAAAAATCCTGTACTACCCTGACATCGTGAGCCAATTAGGCGAGACGAAAGGGATCATCGATCTTGAAGTGGGCGTCTACTTCACACCCTTTGCGCAAGCGACGGAAGAGGAAGCGTCCGCTTCGGCAGATTCCGCTAGCGCACCCGAATGAGTTGAAAGAGATTAGGATTGACTTGCAGTCAATCCTTGAACAATGATTCCGGTCATTGTTGAGGGATTGAATGAACTTTTGTCAGACTTCCTTCTGATAGAATTATTTGTAAAAATCTTCGTAAATGAAGAATTATTATGATAAAATGATAAGGTATAGCTTTCTGGCATCACGTATCAGTAACCGACCATTTTTTCGTTACAATGCGGATGTTTACACAAGCCATTATGTCAAACGGAGGTTTCAATAAAACCATGAAGAATTCAGGAATATACGTCAGTCTAGATATTGGAACCACTTCAATAAAAGTTGTAGTCGCAGAATATGTGAAAGATCAAATGAACATTATTGGAGTCGGGAATGAAATTTCCAAAGGTCTTAGCCGTGGCGTCATCGTTGATATCGATGAAACGGTCGAATCAATCCGCAGTGCAGTCAGCCAAGCTGAAAGAAAAGCGAACATTCAGATATCAAACGTCATCGTAGGCATACCAAGCAATCAAATCAGTATCGAACCTTGCCACGGGATGTATGCAGTCGCAAGCGAAAACAAGGAAATCACAGACAAGGATGTACAAAACGTCTTTGCTGCCGCAAAAGTCCGTTCTGTTCCGCCAGAAAGAGAAATCATTTCCGTCATCCCTGAAGAGTTCATCGTAGATGGGTTCGACGGCATCAGAGACCCGAGAGGCATGATCGGCGTACGCCTTGAATTGTACGCTAGCATGATCACTGGTCCAAAAACAATCATCCATAACATCAAGCGTTGTGTAGAAAAAGCAGGTCTTCATATCGAAGATATGGTCGTACAGCCACTGGCCATTTCAAGCGTAGCCATGAATAAAGGCGAGCGGGATTTCGGGACCATCCTTATCGACATGGGTGGCGGCCAAACAAGCGCCTCTGTCATGCACGACGACCAATTGAAATTTGCATTCGTTGATCCCGAGGGCGGCGATCTTGTGACCAAGGACATTTCCATCATTTTGAACACGACATTGGAAAATGCGGAGCGCGTAAAACGCGAATATGGTTACGCCATTTCCGAAGACACGTCCGATGAAGAGTTTTTCCCCGTCGAAACGATCGGGAAAGAAGAACCGGTAAAAGTGGATGAGAAATATCTGTCCGAAATCATCGAAGCGCGACTTGTGCAGATCTTCGAAAACATCAAGCGCGCCTTGGATAAAGTGGAAGCCCGCGACCTCCCAGGCGGTATCATCCTGACCGGAGGCGCAGCGGCATTACCGGGCGTCGTCGATTTGGCAAAAGAAATCTTCGAAATCAACGTCAAACTGTATATTCCGGAGCAAATGGGGATGCGCAATCCGATCTATGCAACGAGCATCGGCCTGATCAAGTATGTGGCCGGACTGGATGACATTTACCGCGTGGCCAAAGGAAAAGTGCAGGCGACAGGCAAAGTGATCCCTTTGCAATCCAAAACTGCGAAACAACCGACAGTCATCGAAGAACCTGTCTATGAGAACGAGATTTACGCCGATGAGGAAAATTACGAAGAAAGCTTAGTCGGGAAATTAAAACGTTGGTTCAATAATTTGTTTGAATAATCACGCTGAACATAAAAAGAATGGTATGAAATAGGAGGAAATGAAATGGAATTGGAATTCGATTCAAGCATGAGTGATGGAGCAAAAATTAAAGTTATCGGTGTCGGTGGGGCAGGAAGCAATGCCGTGAACCGTATGATTGAAGAGGGCGTACAAGGTGTGGAATTCATCGTGGCCAACACGGATACGCAAGCCTTGAATGCATCAAGAGCGGAAACAAGAATCCAACTCGGACCTAAATTGACGAAAGGATTGGGCGCAGGCTCAGTTCCTGAAGTAGGCCGTAAAGCTGCAGAAGAGAGCGAACAACAAATCTCTGAAGCTTTGGCTGGAGCAGACATGATCTTCGTCACCTGCGGAATGGGCGGCGGTACCGGTACGGGTGCAGCCCCTATCGTAGCCCGGATCGCTAAAGATCTTGGCGCGTTGACTGTCGGTGTTGTGACGCGTCCATTCACTTTTGAAGGTCCGAAAAGAGGCCGTTATGCTGCAGAAGGTATCGCCGAATTAAAAGCGAACGTTGATACATTGGTCATCATCTCAAATAACCGTCTTTTGGAAATCGTTGATAAAAAGACGCCTATGCTGGAAGCATTCCGTGAAGCAGATAATGTCTTGCGTCAAGGCGTTCAAGGGATCTCAGACTTGATCACAGCGCCAGGATATGTCAACTTGGACTTTGCTGATGTGAAGACCGTCATGAAAGATCAAGGATCTGCTTTGATGGGTATCGGTATCGCTTCAGGTGAAAACCGTACAGCAGAAGCAACCAAAAAAGCTATTTCCTCCCCATTGTTGGAAGTTTCCATCGATGGCGCCGAGCAGATTTTGTTGAACATCACAGGCGGATCGGACTTGACGTTGTTCGAAGCACAAGATGCGAGTGACATCGTAGCACAAGCTTCATCATCCGAAGTGAACATCATCTTCGGTACATCCATCAATGAAAACTTGGGCGATGAAGTTATCGTTACAGTAATCGCAACAGGGATCGACGACAAAAAAAAAGATGAAAAAAAAACCGCTAATCGCGGAGGCAGCGCTTTTAAGGGACGTAAAGAAGTAGGGCACGCTCCTGCTTCATACCCCGAGAAACAAGTTCCGACTGAAAGAGCAGAAGAAAAACCGGCCAAAGACTTATTCGGCGACTGGGATATCCGCAGAGACACAAGCGTGAGAGAACAGGCTCCCCAATCGGTCCAACCTGAGCCAGAAGAATATCCTGTCAAACCAACAGAAGATAATTATCCACGTTATCACGAAAACAAAGAAGACAGAAACGGTGGAGAGGATTCATTGGACACACCGCCTTTCTTCCGCAAGAGACGCAGATAAGCATG is a window from the uncultured Trichococcus sp. genome containing:
- the murG gene encoding undecaprenyldiphospho-muramoylpentapeptide beta-N-acetylglucosaminyltransferase — translated: MKIVLSGGGTGGHIYPALALMNRIKERYPDSEFLYVGTDRGLESTIVPKAGVAFKSVKIQGLRRSLSLQNLKTVYLMIKSISDSKKIIKAFQPDVVIGTGGYVCAPVLYAASKLGVPTIIHEQNSVAGVTNKFLSRVVDRICICFEDARADFSAYPEKIVFTGNPRAQEVASLKESADLKEYGLKEELPTVLIFGGSRGAAKLNESFVASYPLFKNRPYQVLLATGEVHYKAVEQKINALTDRLDNVRIVPYIHDMPKLFKRTDLIVSRSGATTLTEVMALGLPSVLIPSPYVTNNHQQKNAESLVKNGAAEMILEKDLQAQTLFRAIDKLMINEAARKEMALQAKQMGITDASDRIIDVILALKK
- the ftsZ gene encoding cell division protein FtsZ, whose translation is MELEFDSSMSDGAKIKVIGVGGAGSNAVNRMIEEGVQGVEFIVANTDTQALNASRAETRIQLGPKLTKGLGAGSVPEVGRKAAEESEQQISEALAGADMIFVTCGMGGGTGTGAAPIVARIAKDLGALTVGVVTRPFTFEGPKRGRYAAEGIAELKANVDTLVIISNNRLLEIVDKKTPMLEAFREADNVLRQGVQGISDLITAPGYVNLDFADVKTVMKDQGSALMGIGIASGENRTAEATKKAISSPLLEVSIDGAEQILLNITGGSDLTLFEAQDASDIVAQASSSEVNIIFGTSINENLGDEVIVTVIATGIDDKKKDEKKTANRGGSAFKGRKEVGHAPASYPEKQVPTERAEEKPAKDLFGDWDIRRDTSVREQAPQSVQPEPEEYPVKPTEDNYPRYHENKEDRNGGEDSLDTPPFFRKRRR
- a CDS encoding penicillin-binding protein, whose translation is MVGLTGLLFLVFIFRFSMIMITKKVNGENLSEHVNNLYTRSSILAAKRGTIYDIGGNPIALDATSYSLVAVLTDEWSEDTENPNHIVDKEKTAEILAQYISMSKEAILATLNQEGLKQVEFGSAGTNLNYATKSSIEAEELPGITFEETPSRLYPNGIFASHLVGFAQSSASEEEADTNEEKKLVGMMGIESLYDDELDGSDGEVTYQEDSNGYLIPGTQIQEEDPVEGDDLYLTLDSRLQIYLESLMSQVYAEAEPESMTAMLVDPDTGAILAASQRPTFNATTKEGIDAQWQNLLVEDTYEPGSTFKILTLAAAVNEGVFSPFATYTSGNVEVEGGTIRDYNKDGWGNITYLEGLARSSNVAFVKLVQTMGYDVWESYMKAFGIGQSTDSGLENEATGNYSYTYPLEKANTAFGQGVTVTPFQLMQAFTAIANEGTMMKLNYLDHTEDPNTGEVTVVEPQEAGSPITAETAQTVLTYLKEVVYNENGSGQAYQIEGAEIAAKTGTAEVVNSTTGEYYTGYSNYLYSVVGFAPADDPSYILYLTMKRPANLDSLNGSKYLSKIFNPFMTRAIEYDNLNTEVTGDVNQASMPEVTNLSKDEALAALTAVGYNDTAIIGSGSRIVQQYPYAGTQTITNQKTILMTEGAMTMPDVYGWSKDDVLKVAEIAGINFTFEGEGYVVFQSLETGSILNAATEVQVILE
- the murD gene encoding UDP-N-acetylmuramoyl-L-alanine--D-glutamate ligase encodes the protein MKTNNRFENKKVLVLGLALSGMNAAKLLLELGAMVTVNDAKELSDNPDAKELISSGIKVIAGSHPIELLDESFSFMVKNPGIPYNNPMVKRAIELGIPVLTEVELAAEILEGRLIGVTGTNGKTTTTTMITDLLNSGRKIGKAYKAGNIGVPASAVARVATADDDVVMELSSFQLMGIEAMRPAIAVITNITEAHLDYHGDRKEYVKAKWRITENQTADDYLVLNWDQEELRTLSQHSKAQIVPFSRTQVLMDGAYASEGSLYFKGEKVMAISDLRVPGEHNIENALAAIAVAKLSGVANDAIVSAFHLFYGVEHRIQFVAELNGRKFYNDSKATNILATKTALSSFRTPIILLAGGLDRGNTFDELIPFLGNVKTMIVFGETAEKLKDAGDKAGIEEIVVTDNVASAVPISYQYSEEGDTILLSPACASWDQYKNFEVRGKTFTDAVHSVVKATSEEDGSF
- the ftsA gene encoding cell division protein FtsA, with the translated sequence MKNSGIYVSLDIGTTSIKVVVAEYVKDQMNIIGVGNEISKGLSRGVIVDIDETVESIRSAVSQAERKANIQISNVIVGIPSNQISIEPCHGMYAVASENKEITDKDVQNVFAAAKVRSVPPEREIISVIPEEFIVDGFDGIRDPRGMIGVRLELYASMITGPKTIIHNIKRCVEKAGLHIEDMVVQPLAISSVAMNKGERDFGTILIDMGGGQTSASVMHDDQLKFAFVDPEGGDLVTKDISIILNTTLENAERVKREYGYAISEDTSDEEFFPVETIGKEEPVKVDEKYLSEIIEARLVQIFENIKRALDKVEARDLPGGIILTGGAAALPGVVDLAKEIFEINVKLYIPEQMGMRNPIYATSIGLIKYVAGLDDIYRVAKGKVQATGKVIPLQSKTAKQPTVIEEPVYENEIYADEENYEESLVGKLKRWFNNLFE
- the mraY gene encoding phospho-N-acetylmuramoyl-pentapeptide-transferase — translated: MHWTEMLLPLSISFAITISMMPIFIGYFKVKQFGQVTREEGPKWHQVKSGTPTMGGVVFIIAAILTVIGTAVWKDVLTVKLAMLLFVLLFFAAIGFLDDFLKIFKKQNEGLTSKQKFISQLVGSFVFVALFFLSGSDPLITLPFFGQIHNWLVFAAFTIIWITGFSNAVNLTDGLDGLVAGTAGIAYTAYGILAYRQGQLEVLLFCIAIVGGLIGFFFFNKKPAKIFMGDVGSLALGAGLAVVSLALHLEWSLLLIGLVFVIETASVMLQVGSFKLRGKRIFKMSPIHHHFEMSGWSEWRVVLTFWAVGLISAILALWLLV
- a CDS encoding cell division protein FtsQ/DivIB — its product is MVFGKIRQTLKSKSSSEGTPWQRATAELERQNKAESKQKTPPSGRMHRLVEEKKAKSKTSKRLPEAAGTDKRQGYFGWYSIFLVGALLNGFLISPYGKVKDIYVEGAGDVPEQSIIDASKITGKLTALGVVWNDEKIDAYVTNALAQVKTAEVTLRGMNDVTIHVTEHETIAYVYSDSSYYNVLENGTVADTQLKVPIGNNPVITSFERNQNLDDLLEQYVQLTDSVQNSISEIKYTGTEENPYAITVYMNDGNEVKAILPSFAEKILYYPDIVSQLGETKGIIDLEVGVYFTPFAQATEEEASASADSASAPE